AGGTAAACTACAAACTCGATCAGTTTGTAGCTCTCAGATTTAACTAAATCTATGATTTATATTTAAATACTGAATTGCTCATGAAACTGGATGGCTTGGTTTCGGCCAGTTTTTTTAGCCTGATACAAAGCATCGTCGGCGCGTTGTAATACACTATCGCAATTGCTGTCTGCCACCTGAATGCTACTCACACCCAAGCTAACAGTAACATCAACTTCTCTCTGCAGTGCGGTGAACGGGTGTTGCTCTATCGCCTGCCTAATCCGCTCGGCGCTGTGCAGGGCTTCTTTGGTGGTGGTATTAGGTAGTAAAATGGCAAACTCTTCGCCGCCCATTCGGGCGCAAATATCAGCCTCGCGCAACTGCGCGCACATTTGTTGATAAACTTGCTTAAGCACTCTGTCACCACAAGGGTGGCCATACTGATCGTTAATTCGCTTAAAGTTGTCTATATCTAACATGATTAAGCTGCAATCTAAGAAGTGACGGTGAAAAGTTTGATAATGATTTGCTAGGCTTTCGAAAAAACGGCGGCGGTTAAACGCGCCAGTTAATTCGTCGGTTTCACTGAGTCGGCGCAATTGTTGTTCAAGCTTATAACGTTCATTAATATTGCGTGCCGCCCATACCACTGCACGCTGACCATCGATAAACGAATTTAGGGGTAAAATGCGCGCTTCAAACCACAGCTCTCTCTCCAGTTTGGCGCTTTCACAGTTGGGCAAACGAATATCGTCAGGTGAAATAGCGTACTCCGAAACACGCAGTCGCTGTTCAAAAATGCTATTACGGATCTGCTGTAAGAACCACTTAGCTTTTTCTTCACTAAACACATCGCTAACGAAGCGACCGGTTAATAAGCGGCTGCTCGAAAACTCTTGGGTTTCTTGATCACCCAAATGAGCAATACAATAACCATCTTCGGTAAATACCAATGTGGAATCGGGAAATGCTGCAACAATCTCCAACAGCTGTGGAGTCGATAAATGCATATAATAAGCCTTAACTAACTGCAAAACAGAAACGACAAGGTTTAGTTACACAAACTACAAATCACTATTATTAGAATTATAAAGCTAAACGAAATTTGAGTTATAGCTGAAGCTTTAGACTACTCTGACCACTTGATGATGAAATTGATTCACATCAATTTGCGAAATAAATAGCAAGTAAATCTAATAAATCATAAGACCTAAGAACATTAATCCGCACATTGGCTAATAACCCCAACTAACTCACTAATAAGCTCTACGCTGGTTTTGCTACCAAACTGCTGTTTAAGCCAACTCTTCGCGCCTTTGTCAGCATCGCTGCTTCTTTAATGCTCAGTAAAAACTAAATTTTTTGATGGTGTTTCAGACAAGTCGACTTAATCGTTAAAACAGTCACAGCCTAATAAAACAACAATTGTAAACCCAAGCGTTCAAGATAAAAGTATTAATCAACTGTTAAGAATTTATGAATGGCTAAGGACAGCTAATGAGCTTATTTACAGAATTTCACCCTATTAAGTGGGTTGTTTCTATTCTCACCTGTTTGCCCACTAAGTTAGCTATTTGGCTTTTTAACACGCTAAAACTTCATCAGTTTAGCGCTCTAGTGTTAATGGCAATAAGGCTTATCCGCCCAACATTTACAAGCGATACCCAAATAGATGCTTCATCAATCAACTTGAGTTTTCCATCTCAGTTTAGGTATTGCGAACCCAAGTCCCAAGTGCTGTTAAATCGAGATGCTTATACATTTTGACGTCACTTAGACAGAAGCAAATTGTTAATAAAACCAATAAACTCCACATAAGGAATATGATAAAAATGAAAGTTAGTTCTATATTTGCAGTAGCAATTGCCGTAGCAACAATAACGCCATCCCACGCTAATTATTTCAAAGATGATTTTAACTGGGGATACAACGCTAGTATTTGGCAAGCCCGTGATGGCAGTAATGGCAGCCCTTTTGGCTGTAAGTTTACTCCGTCTAAAATCTCACCAAGTTCCCATGGTATCACTCTAAACGTAGCACCAAATAAATGTGCCGAGCTTAGAACCAAATCCTTACTAAGTTATGGCAAGGTTCAATCAAGCCTCAAAACAGGAAATGCCAAAGGTACTGTATCTTCTATATTTACCTACACTTCATGGCACGACGTGCCTGGCCGAGCGTGGCAAGAAATAGACATCGAGTTTTTGCCTAGCCTTGGCAATATTGTACATACTAACCTTATCTACCAACCCCAAGGTGGCCAATACCAAAGCTGGGAACTAGATATTGATTTAGGCCAATATGGCCTAAACATTCATCAAGACCTAATCCATATAGGTTTCGATTGGTCTAGCTGGAAAATTGATTGGTACTTGATAGATTCTTCAGGAAATACTCGCATCATTCGTAGCCTGTACAAGGACAATGGGGATGGCTTTATCGCCGCAAATGAGGTTCCACAATACGCATGGCCTGTGGATCCAACCCGTATAATGATCAACCATTGGCACGGCGATAACTCGGCAGATGCTATGTACTTCCCACAAGAGTACTTCTATCAAAACAACTGGGCCTATTACGATTACCTAGAATACACACCTAAATAAACTCAGCTATCGGCAGGCTTTATTTAAGCTTGCCGATTTTGGCCCAAGTTCATCTATTACTCAGCATACAAGCCCTAAAGCCTCTGCGTTAGTTCTCTTAAATTTCTGCCTTTCTTAACACAAGTGTTAGTCCAATCACATCCACGGCACAACATTATTGTAATACCATAACAACAAAAATACATTACATAATCAACAGATTTGAATCTACTAAACGCTAAGGATGGCCCATGCAAATTTCTGTAGTGATGAGAACACTAAGTGGTTTTGCAATTTTATTTGTTTTACTTATTGCGGTAGCGCTAATTGGTCAAATAAATATACGTAGCTTAGAGTCACAGCTTAACGAAACGGTTGATAGCCTTACCCCCACTGCAGAGTTAACTAATCGACTATCTGGATTATTGCTTAATACCGCATGGGTGATTGGATTACACAGCAATACCGAATCGAAAGAGCAATTAAGCCAACTGGAATCCCAAGCCAAAAGCCTTATAAGTAGTTATCAAGAGAACTACCAGAGTCTATTGTTACTTACTGAAAATTATCCAAATTTAAACTCTCTCCTTGGCCCTATAAAAAGTAATGCAGAAGCTACCTTTAGCGCAGCGAATACACAATTTTCAACCCATCAACAATGGTTGGCAGCCGATAAGTCGGTAGAAGAATTACGTCGAGATTTTAAGCAACAATGGAGTGGCTATAATGAGGATCTTGAACGAATTGCAGAATCGGTAGACGGCGAGGCGCATTTGATAGCCATTGACCTGCAAGCCGATGGTGTAGTGCTAGAGCGCCAACTAGACGAAGCTTTTTACGCCAAAACACCTGAACAAACCGCTCGTCAGATGCAGCAACTAAAGACCTTGTATGCCAGCATGATAGAAAAACGTGATGAGTTAGAATTCTACGTAGAAGACGATATACAAAACGTGGTTAACTATTTTGTATTACTTAATCAGTCATTAAACCCTCAAGGACTGTTCAGCGAAATAGACCGCTTGGTACGTTTAACTAAGCAACAACAAGACAATTTTTCCCTAATAAATAGCCAAACCGCCGAGGCTTTAAATCAATTGGCATTAGCCAGCGATTCCGTTTCATTAATCATTGCCCAAGCCAAAACACAAGCCACAGAAAAATCGCAAAGTGCAATTAGCACCATGATTGCGGTTGTGCTTGCTTCCCTAAGCATCTCCATTTTAGTGGCTTGGAGTGTTACCTCAAGCATTAAAGGCCCCTTAAAACGAACCTTACAACAAATGAAGCAATTGGTTGAAGGCGATTTCAGTCAACAAATCAGCGTTCAGAGAAAGGACGAATTTGGCCAAATAGCTCACCAATTAAACCTACTTACAGAGCAATTTAACCAAGTGATTGGCTCCATGGTAGACAGCGCAAAACAGCTAGAAAATAGCGCGGAGTCTGGACTAAATGCCAGTCAACATTCACGCACTATTATCTCAGAGCAACGCGCACAAACAGACATTGTCGCCAGTGCAGTAAAAGCCATGGAACAAGGAGTGCAAGACGTATCTCACCAAGCCAATACCTCTCGCGATGATATTGGAGATGTATCCGCACTTACCGAACAAGGCCGACTAGCAGCTCACACAACCCGTAAAACAACCACTCAACTAAAAACGACGATTCTTCATGCCGCCGAAAAAATTGATACTCTCAAGCAAAACTCCGATGACATTGGCCAAATACTCGATGTTATTCAGGGCATTGCAGAACAAACTAACTTGCTGGCACTCAATGCAGCCATTGAAGCAGCAAGAGCCGGTGAACAAGGCCGAGGTTTCGCGGTTGTCGCCGACGAAGTGCGTAACCTAGCAAGTCGAACACAAAATTCTACCACCGAAATTTTTAAGGTAATAGAAGGCTTACAAAAAGGCGCTAATGCTGCTGTAGAGCTTATGAAACATGGGGAAACTATGGTTATTGAATGCTTAAGCCAAGCAGAGCAAAGCGACCAACAATTAGAAAATATTGCCGTTATGTTGGAACAAATACGCGCTTACAGCCAGCAAATCGCCACTACCGCAGAAGAGAAAATGGCGGTTGCTTCACAAGTGGCAAACAACGTACAAAAAATTGTTGAGTTAGGTCATTCTGCCCATAAAGACGCCGAGCATAATGAGCAAGCAAGCGAGTCACTCAAAGTTAAATCCGAGCAACAATTGGGGCAACTGGCCATCTTTAAACTTAAAGAATACTTACCAAGCAATGAGCAAATGGCGACTCTGTAGGATAAAGATGAAAACCATTACAAACCCAGTGCTGTCGAACATCGGCTTATCAGTCGCACTTTGTTTAGGATTAAGTGCTTGTGGTAGTGCTTTGCTCGATCAAGATTCCAATAAGCCAACACTAAATCAGCAAGGTCTATTAGTTGTATCAAGTGCCAGCTTGGATGCCGACGGCCCTGTCCAAGGTCAAACCGCTTATCAACTGATTACCCAGCAATTTGGCAAAAATGCAGCGGAGTCACCCGACTTGTTTAGCGGCGATCATCAAGGCGAAACTCATATACTGGAAAAAATAGACCCGGTCTATGGCCCCTACTTTCGCTTTATCTTGCACCGCGACCTAGACGGCAACAAAGGAAAATACATCGACAGGCAGCGCAATGAAATAAAGATTTATGGCGGCTCTTCAGACAGGCTAAAAGGCCTCCAAAACAGTCACTTTGAATACAGCTGGAAGTTTCGCGTTAGCGAAGATATGCAAGTTACTAATAAATTTACCCATATTTTCCAGCTTAAAGCCGTAGGCGGTGAAGATGCTATGCCGATTATTACCCTTACGGGCAATACCCGCCGCGGAGAAGCCGGCTTAGAGGTAAGACACAGTCCGGAACGAAAAACCAAGGTACTAGCAAGAACAGATTGGCAAGCAATACGAGGCGAATGGCTAGAGGCTAAAGTACAGGCGCATTACAGCGAACAAGGCTGGTTTAGTTTACGCCTCACTCACTTAAGCGATGGCAGTAGCATCTTTAACTTTCGTGAAGACGGATTAGATATGTGGCGTGGTACTGAAGAGCATCACTTTGTTCGCCCTAAATGGGGCATTTATCGCTCACTGGTAGAAGCGCATAAACTAAACCCGCAAGTGTCAGTAGATTTTGCTAACTTTAGCATTCAGCAATTTGCGACTGATTAGCTCTTCTATCTAGCACTTCGCTAACTGTTTGCTGGCCAAGGCGTATGTGCAACGGCTAATTAGCGCAACTTGTTCCACCTGCATAAAGTGTCCCTGCTTTGCCAGCCGAATCACTTTTGAAGTAGGTTTGGCTAAGTGCTGCTCTGCATAATCAGCATTTTTAGGGTCAACCAAATGATCTTTCCCCCCTTGCACTAGCACTACCGGAATGTTTAGTTCCGACAAACGTACCGCAGAATCCGCTAAGCCATCTGGCAGGGCAAACATCTCTAAATTAGCGTGATTCAACTGCTTGCCAATATCCGATAACGACAACAAAAAGTGCCCAACACCAGTGTCAGCAAACTTGTTATACCAGCGTGGCTGAGTCAAAGTTTGACTCATGCCGCCAGCCAATAGTAACAAGCCATCAATCTGCTCAGGATTTTGCTCCGCAATGATAGGTGCTAAAGAAGCTCCCCAAGAATGCCCCACTAAAATTAAGGGGAGCTTTGGGTATTGTTGCTTTAAGTGCTGGATTAACGGCGAAATCAGCAAAGCTTGTGTTTGCATATTAGAAACTGGTTTAGGTTTAGCTTGGTCTTGATATTGTGATAAGCCCCAGCCCGGCCTATCAAAGCTAACTACACGAATGCTATTAATAAGCGAAGGTTCACTAATCAAATAGGCGCTGTCTTGCCAAGAGCCGGGTGTTCCGTGGATCCATACCATTACAGCTTCGTCGGCTTGGCCATTCTCATGCACACTCAAAGTGAAGTTTTCAGTTTCAAGTTGGTAATGCTCTATATCAGGGTTACCTAACAGGTGCTCTTGGATAAATTGTTGCTGCTGCTTAATCGCACTAGGCATGGGGCTACAGCCTAGCAAAATGCTCGATCCAACAAGCAAACTCAAGTTCAATAAACTTCTTTTGATTAGCGAGGCAAGATACATAAACCAGAAACACCAAAGCAATGAATAGTAACTAAAGCATTAGAAAGACAAATCCCCAAGTAAATTTCACAATTAAACCCAGCACTACTAACTTGACCCACTCCCAGCACATCGCCATAATCTGGGCTATTCCTAGGGTCTGTTGATCTTTCGAGCTGATTATTGCAGCAGTTTGTGGCTTATTTATACAGGGCAAAGGTTTTGATGTGTAGCTCACCTACATGAGAAACCGATAACGCGATAGAAACTAGTCACAAACGCTGTCCGAAGGCTTCGGCTAAAATCGTTTTATACTTTGTTAAGGCGTATTAGCTTAGAATAACTAGGCTGCGCACTCTTTGCCGCGCCTAAAACGATTTTATCTCGAACAAAACTTAACCGCGAGAGGTCAACAGACCTTAGCCATGGCATTAAAAATGACTAACCCTGAAGATTCACCAGAAGAAATTGAAGTAGAAGCCGCTGAAGTTTACGTAGATGAACAACCTATCGAGCTATATAAGGTTCTCAAAATTGGTAACTTAGTGAATGGCGGCGGCGAAGCCAAAATGGCCATTGCAGAAGGTTATGTAGGGCTTAATGGAGAACTAGAGCAACGTAAGCGCAAGAAAGTGTATGCCGGCGATATTATCGAGTTTAACGGCCAGTTTTTGTATGTTGTTTGCGATCAGCCAATCTCCGAACCTACCACGAAAAAGCCAAAAACTAACAACAAGCCTAAAGCTAAGGCTAGTAAAGAAAGCGACAAACAACAGACTCATAGCGAGCCTAAAAGAAACGCAAAAACAGGCCGTCATTCAATAAAGTTTTAAGCCTTAAAATAAACGAAAAGCAGCCTAAGAGCTGCTTTTTTTTGTATTTTTGTTGGGCATAAAAAAAGCCGCTATAAAGCGGCTTTTTTGGCTAAGTAAGTAAACTTACTTCTTAGCTTGGCGTTCTTTCTCTTCTGCGATTACCGCTTCAGCCACATTTTGTGGAGTAGCTGCGTAGTGCGAGAATTCCATAGAGAACTGACCACGACCAGAAGTCATAGTACGTAGAGAACCGATGTAACCAAACATTTCTGCTAGTGGTACGTCAGCTTTAATACGTACGCCAGTTACGCCAGCTTCTTGGTCTTTAATCATGCCACGACGACGGTTCAAGTCACCAATAACATCACCAACGTGATCTTCTGGAGAGAATACGTCTACTTTCATGATTGGCTCAAGAAGTTGAGGACCCGCTTTTGGCACAGATTGACGGTAAGCGCCTTTAGCTGCAATTTCGAAAGCGATTGCTGATGAATCCACAGCGTGGAAAGCACCATCATATAGCTCTACTTCCATATCTAGAAGTGGGAAGCCAGCTAACGGACCAGTTTCCATCATTACTTGGAAACCTTTTTGTACTGCAGGCCAGAATTCTTTAGGTACGTTACCACCAACAACCGAAGAGGTGAAAGTGAAACCAGAACCTACTTCGCCAGGCTTAATACGGTAATCAATTTTACCGAATTGACCAGAACCACCAGACTGTTTCTTGTGCGTGTAGCTATCTTCAATTTCTTGAGTAATAGTTTCACGGTAAGCAACCTGAGGTTGACCAACAACTAGGTCTACGCCGTAAGTACGCTTCAAGATATCTACTTTAATATCTAAGTGAAGCTCGCCCATACCTTTAAGAATGGTTTCGCCTGAATCTTCATCCGTTTCAACTTGGAAAGATGGATCTTCTGCAACCATTTTACCGATAGCGATACCCATTTTCTCAGAACCACCTTTATCTTTAGGCGCTACAGCAATCGAGATTACTGGAGTTGGGAATACCATAGGCTCTAGAGTACATGGGTCTTTAGGATCACATAATGTGTGACCAGTTTGCACGTTCTTCATACCTACAATCGCAATAATGTCACCAGCTTGTGCGCTAGTTAATTCATTACGGTCATCAGCTTGCATCTCAACCATACGGCCAATACGCTCTGTTTTACCAGTGAATGAGTTAAGGATGGTGTCACCCTTGTTCAACACACCAGAGTAGATACGTACGAAGGTTAATGCACCAAAGCGGTCATCCATAATTTTGAATGCCAACGCTTTAAAGGTTTCATCAGTAGAAACGATAGCTTTTTCGCCAGTTTCTTCGCCTTCGTCATCCATAAGAGGTTGAGGTTCAACTTCTGTAGGGCTAGGTAGGTAATCAACAACAGCATCAAGTACTAATTGAATGCCTTTGTTTTTGAATGCCGAACCACAGTAAGTTGGGAAGAAAGACATGTCACGAGTACCTTTACGGATACACGCTTTAAGCTGCTCGATGGTTGGCTCTTCGCCTTCCATGTAAGCCATCATTAGTTCTTCGTCTTGCTCAACTGCAGACTCAACTAGCATTTCGCGGTATTCAGCTGCTTTTTCTACCATATCCGCAGGGATATCGGTAACTTCGTAGTTCTCAGGAAGACCAGTGTCATCCCAGATGTACGCTTTTTCAGTTAACAGGTCTACAACACCAACGAAGTCATCTTCGATACCGATAGGTAGAACCATTACTAGAGGGTTAGCAGCTAGTACGTCTTGAGTTTGCTTAACAACACGGTAGAAGTCAGCACCCATACGGTCTAGTTTGTTTACGAAGATGATACGTGCAACTTCTGATTCGTTCGCGTAGCGCCAGTTAGTTTCTGACTGAGGCTCAACACCACCAGAACCACAGAATACACCGATACCGCCATCAAGTACTTTAAGTGAACGGTAAACTTCAACGGTGAAGTCAACGTGTCCAGGAGTATCAATAACGTTGAAGCGGTGGTCATCCCAGAAACAGCTTACTGCTGCAGACTGAATAGTAATACCACGCTCAGCTTCCTGTTCCATGAAGTCAGTAGTAGACTCACCGTCATGTACTTCACCAGTTTTGTGGATCTGACCAGTAAGTTTTAGGATACGCTCAGTTGTGGTAGTTTTACCTGCATCAACGTGAGCAAAAATACCAATATTTCTATATTTTGATAAATCAGCCATTGTTCAACTCTAATTCAATTGTTTTTCAAATTCGCGGGGAGTATACCACTACTGTCGCACAAGGCGAGAGGGTGAACTGTATTTGAGCGATTTATTGCGAAATTTCTTTAAAAAAGTGTCTTAAACTAGTGTCAACAAATAGCCGCAAGCCAGTTAGTCTCGGGTTTTTAGTTAAATTCGTATCTTCTTGTCAGTCAATAAAAAAAGTATAACTCCCCTACCCAATAATCAGCATAGTTGGCTTAAACGTTAGCGCAACTGCATTATTGTAGATATTACCGCCAGTTTGAATAGCGGCAACTCAGCTAGAATTATTTCTTTTTGTCCATCATAGCCTTAAGGTCAGCAA
The nucleotide sequence above comes from Agarivorans sp. Alg241-V36. Encoded proteins:
- a CDS encoding alpha/beta fold hydrolase, which produces MPSAIKQQQQFIQEHLLGNPDIEHYQLETENFTLSVHENGQADEAVMVWIHGTPGSWQDSAYLISEPSLINSIRVVSFDRPGWGLSQYQDQAKPKPVSNMQTQALLISPLIQHLKQQYPKLPLILVGHSWGASLAPIIAEQNPEQIDGLLLLAGGMSQTLTQPRWYNKFADTGVGHFLLSLSDIGKQLNHANLEMFALPDGLADSAVRLSELNIPVVLVQGGKDHLVDPKNADYAEQHLAKPTSKVIRLAKQGHFMQVEQVALISRCTYALASKQLAKC
- a CDS encoding GGDEF domain-containing protein encodes the protein MHLSTPQLLEIVAAFPDSTLVFTEDGYCIAHLGDQETQEFSSSRLLTGRFVSDVFSEEKAKWFLQQIRNSIFEQRLRVSEYAISPDDIRLPNCESAKLERELWFEARILPLNSFIDGQRAVVWAARNINERYKLEQQLRRLSETDELTGAFNRRRFFESLANHYQTFHRHFLDCSLIMLDIDNFKRINDQYGHPCGDRVLKQVYQQMCAQLREADICARMGGEEFAILLPNTTTKEALHSAERIRQAIEQHPFTALQREVDVTVSLGVSSIQVADSNCDSVLQRADDALYQAKKTGRNQAIQFHEQFSI
- a CDS encoding RNA-binding S4 domain-containing protein; protein product: MTNPEDSPEEIEVEAAEVYVDEQPIELYKVLKIGNLVNGGGEAKMAIAEGYVGLNGELEQRKRKKVYAGDIIEFNGQFLYVVCDQPISEPTTKKPKTNNKPKAKASKESDKQQTHSEPKRNAKTGRHSIKF
- the fusA gene encoding elongation factor G, producing MADLSKYRNIGIFAHVDAGKTTTTERILKLTGQIHKTGEVHDGESTTDFMEQEAERGITIQSAAVSCFWDDHRFNVIDTPGHVDFTVEVYRSLKVLDGGIGVFCGSGGVEPQSETNWRYANESEVARIIFVNKLDRMGADFYRVVKQTQDVLAANPLVMVLPIGIEDDFVGVVDLLTEKAYIWDDTGLPENYEVTDIPADMVEKAAEYREMLVESAVEQDEELMMAYMEGEEPTIEQLKACIRKGTRDMSFFPTYCGSAFKNKGIQLVLDAVVDYLPSPTEVEPQPLMDDEGEETGEKAIVSTDETFKALAFKIMDDRFGALTFVRIYSGVLNKGDTILNSFTGKTERIGRMVEMQADDRNELTSAQAGDIIAIVGMKNVQTGHTLCDPKDPCTLEPMVFPTPVISIAVAPKDKGGSEKMGIAIGKMVAEDPSFQVETDEDSGETILKGMGELHLDIKVDILKRTYGVDLVVGQPQVAYRETITQEIEDSYTHKKQSGGSGQFGKIDYRIKPGEVGSGFTFTSSVVGGNVPKEFWPAVQKGFQVMMETGPLAGFPLLDMEVELYDGAFHAVDSSAIAFEIAAKGAYRQSVPKAGPQLLEPIMKVDVFSPEDHVGDVIGDLNRRRGMIKDQEAGVTGVRIKADVPLAEMFGYIGSLRTMTSGRGQFSMEFSHYAATPQNVAEAVIAEEKERQAKK
- a CDS encoding methyl-accepting chemotaxis protein is translated as MQISVVMRTLSGFAILFVLLIAVALIGQINIRSLESQLNETVDSLTPTAELTNRLSGLLLNTAWVIGLHSNTESKEQLSQLESQAKSLISSYQENYQSLLLLTENYPNLNSLLGPIKSNAEATFSAANTQFSTHQQWLAADKSVEELRRDFKQQWSGYNEDLERIAESVDGEAHLIAIDLQADGVVLERQLDEAFYAKTPEQTARQMQQLKTLYASMIEKRDELEFYVEDDIQNVVNYFVLLNQSLNPQGLFSEIDRLVRLTKQQQDNFSLINSQTAEALNQLALASDSVSLIIAQAKTQATEKSQSAISTMIAVVLASLSISILVAWSVTSSIKGPLKRTLQQMKQLVEGDFSQQISVQRKDEFGQIAHQLNLLTEQFNQVIGSMVDSAKQLENSAESGLNASQHSRTIISEQRAQTDIVASAVKAMEQGVQDVSHQANTSRDDIGDVSALTEQGRLAAHTTRKTTTQLKTTILHAAEKIDTLKQNSDDIGQILDVIQGIAEQTNLLALNAAIEAARAGEQGRGFAVVADEVRNLASRTQNSTTEIFKVIEGLQKGANAAVELMKHGETMVIECLSQAEQSDQQLENIAVMLEQIRAYSQQIATTAEEKMAVASQVANNVQKIVELGHSAHKDAEHNEQASESLKVKSEQQLGQLAIFKLKEYLPSNEQMATL
- a CDS encoding family 16 glycosylhydrolase, with translation MKVSSIFAVAIAVATITPSHANYFKDDFNWGYNASIWQARDGSNGSPFGCKFTPSKISPSSHGITLNVAPNKCAELRTKSLLSYGKVQSSLKTGNAKGTVSSIFTYTSWHDVPGRAWQEIDIEFLPSLGNIVHTNLIYQPQGGQYQSWELDIDLGQYGLNIHQDLIHIGFDWSSWKIDWYLIDSSGNTRIIRSLYKDNGDGFIAANEVPQYAWPVDPTRIMINHWHGDNSADAMYFPQEYFYQNNWAYYDYLEYTPK
- a CDS encoding heparin lyase I family protein, translating into MKTITNPVLSNIGLSVALCLGLSACGSALLDQDSNKPTLNQQGLLVVSSASLDADGPVQGQTAYQLITQQFGKNAAESPDLFSGDHQGETHILEKIDPVYGPYFRFILHRDLDGNKGKYIDRQRNEIKIYGGSSDRLKGLQNSHFEYSWKFRVSEDMQVTNKFTHIFQLKAVGGEDAMPIITLTGNTRRGEAGLEVRHSPERKTKVLARTDWQAIRGEWLEAKVQAHYSEQGWFSLRLTHLSDGSSIFNFREDGLDMWRGTEEHHFVRPKWGIYRSLVEAHKLNPQVSVDFANFSIQQFATD